The Aspergillus luchuensis IFO 4308 DNA, chromosome 6, nearly complete sequence genome segment TGCATGGTAAGCTTCAGTAGTTTCCCGAACAAGTCTGCCTTCTTCAGCCTTAAGCACTGTTGTGTCATCAGATCATAAGTTACGCTTTAGCTATAGGTATATCAATGTCTTCCGGTTCGAAACCAGCTAGTGagttattttctttcctcttctgttCTCTATGCGCTTTACTTGCGGAAAGGGCCCGATTCTGGCTTCGTGTGGAGCCACGAGGCCGTTGTTCATCTGAAACAATTCCGTAGTTTAGACTTTTGTTGGTACCATCCACTTTGAAGGCACCAACTTCGATATGGGCCGAGGAATATTTTTAGCTCGGTACATTTCTACTTCCGTATTGCCGTGGGTTCACATATTTCTATGAGGAACTTGGCAAATGCTTCAAGGGTTTTCACTAAAGTGGGTCCAATGGACCCACTTGACTGCCTTAATACTCACGGACTGCTACCTACCAACTAGACCAAAAGAGATATATCCCCGTGAGATATTGGCGCGTCTCGGTTAAGACCAAAACCGTAACCAAAGCAGCCATACCAGGCACCCGGTTAAGTACCTGCTTATCTCTGAACTGAGTACGGGTGCACAGATAACCTTTTTGCTTATATGGTCGCACTGCTTACCGATTAGGTTACGGAGCACAAGTCCGCAGAGGGCAATAGCGTCCCTGAAAAATTGCGATGACAGGTGTGAGGACTTACAATAATCATTGGATCCCATGCGTTATGAGATTGAACTTTGTGCGAGATTTCAACTATCCGTAGTTGCAGCATTTCAAGATGAAACCAGAATGAACCCTATCTTGATCCGCAGTATAACCGGTACCCCTAAGAACATGATCATCTACTATCCCTGAACGTGCGGAAATAACTATAAACCACACGAACTTACTTAAACTAGGCTGGCAAGTGATACGTTCAGAGGACGAGACGGCTACGGACAaccgaagatgaagcagaaaGCTATAAATAACTTTAGATGGTCTTCTTGGTCAACGAGAAAGGCAATTTATCCCACAGCATCACGATCATGAAGCCATTGGGCTTGTCCAGAGTCGCCGGCTTCTCCATCAGGCGCCATATAATCGCAGTGAGTATTATACTGTTGGCCATAGATGTACAAGATAATCCAACCGGTTAATTAAATCAATTTCCACGCCGAAAAGTGATCGGTGCCACGGTTAAAGTGGTTTTTGAGCAGTCAATATAAGCTCCTGGCATGTAATTTAACATTCCGTGAATATTCATGGCAGTTGGAGCCTTCTTTGCGGAACAGTTGGGTCGCTTGGAGGGTTAGGGGTCCATTCACATTAATCACATGTCTTCTGCACGCAGGCCAAAGAAATTAGCCAGGTAGATACACAGCGGGATTGCTCCGTACATCCAATGTCGCTTAGAGGTTGTTTCATAGTGCTACAACCGTAGCCTAAATGGATAAAGTGCCCGCAGAAGGTACAGTTCGAACGAACCGTGGAAATTGCTTCCCCCCTTTGTCGACAGGTAAACGATATAAAGGTAGGTGTCTGCCAAACAAACATTGCCATCTCATCACCCTCGCCTTCTAAGTCACAGTTGTACCCTTCTAATTGGAATCCATCCTTTCCATCCTAATCATGGTGTCTTTCCTTGGCCAAGCACGCCTGGCCGTGCCAATCCTGTCAGCCTTTGCGTGGATGTTTGCGGCAAGTTCCGCCATCCCCCCACCGCCGCCTGGAACCCTCTCACCTGAGCGTCTTCAATGGATCAGGGAAGTGATCGGCAATCAGACCGAGGGCGGCAGCATTTCGGATATCGCTAAGCGGAGCACTATCCTGCATACCAGCCAAGACGGCGTCGACAGCGGGGGTTTCTACTACTCCGTGTACAATGACAACGGAGCCAGCGTTGGGTACACTGAATACCCCACGACCGGCCAGTTTGAACTCGGCTGGAACACTGAGACGGAATTCCTTGGTGGGAAGGGCTTCAAGGGTGGCAGCACGCGGTAAGTGcatctttccttctctccccttttccttctcacttCACAGAGCCGAGGAAAACTGACAGTTGTTCGGCCCAGCTCCTTGACCTGGGACGGTTACTTCACCGCCGAAGGTGACTGGACTTTGGCCATCTATGGCTGGACCCTGAACCCTGTCACCGAGTGGTATATTGTGGAGTCGCATGGCACTGGAACCCCAGGCAACGGGAACATCCTCGGCCAGGTCGATAGCGATGGCGGTGTCTACGATGTCTACAATCTCCCCTACAGAAATGTTCCCGAGATCTACGGTGTCACCAACTTCGACCAGCACTGGTCGGTGCGTCGCTCCCACCGTTCCACCGGCACTGTCGACGTGAGCACCCATTTCCAGCGCTGGAAGGAATTGGGTCTTAACCCTGGCACCCCGATCTTCCAGATGGTTACTCTGGAAGGCTTCTCCGGCCAAGGGTACCTGGATTTCACCGTCCAGGCGTAGAGAAGATCAATGGCCATTTTAGGGTGGCTTATGTTCAGAGACCAGAAGccccctttcccttcagtTTTGGCTTCTCTCTTGTACAAGGCTTCTCTTCACccgctttttttcttttctttctttttttcgctTCTCTTCAAGATATCAACCACTTTTAACCTTTAGTAAATAACATATTGAATGTGATGGCTGCTGCAGTGCTCCGTTATCTATAATCTTGTTTACAGACTTCATTTGTATTCATAGATTCCAAGTCTAATTTTCTAACTCATAGTACTGTATACACGGTTATTTTGGCAGCATTACCGCCATTTTAGTAGCGGTGAGATCACTCGCAACTACCCTGGAGTGCTCTTCGTCGTGATCAAACCTCGTGATAGGTGAGCTCTGGTCAAGATCTGAACTTCGGCGGACTGCAGCCCTAGAGCCACAGAGAAACAGGagagtaatatatatatcttctagTCTTTATTAAGTCTTTTCTATATTCTTAGTACATGTCCTGACACTGAACTCTGTTGAGATATAAGAGGAGTAAGTTATTATTacaaattatctatatatttaatttcccATTCTTGTAtcattatctattatatatattctcgcAATCTTTAGTAGAGATATTTTTCTTAGTGTAGTACTTCTTTCTACAGGTCTGTGCTCCTCCTGCAATCAATGTGTGCAAAGGCACTCACGTTTCTAGAAAACCATTAAATGTCTGTTGCGGCACCAGGACCTACTAGACATTTCATCTCACATTCATAAGAGGAAGAGGCTTGACGTAAATCGTTGTAAATATCCACCAGGTGGATAACCCTGAAAGTGGGGACTTGATGCAAGTACTATTACATACAAGAATATACGCACAGCTTAGAGGCTTGAAGTTTCGAAATTCGAGCCTCCATAATCCTAGGCTACTTGGCATTAGCAATTGTATCAGTTTCGTCTTCGACCATCTTCAGAGTttccaaatatatatattttttagggGCCTTTGGTGGATTATCTCATTTCCACTGTGGCTCTTGGGACTCGTATCTAATTGGGTGCTAGAGGGCATAACCAAGACTAAAGTTGACCTCTGATAATCTTGCTAGTGGGACGCGGAGATGCATAATCCgcctaattataaaagtggGGATATTGACAACTCCGTCTTCTTGATATAGCCGTGCTTTGGATTCAAATTCTAAGCGACGAACATGTAGTACATtgttatagatatatactactcAACATCAAGTGTGTTGTTCCCAACGAAAGACCTTCCCACCCTGCACCTCCAGAGTTCCGTTAAGAGGGCTAGGAAGAACAACAGTTCCCTTAGTCCCCACAGGGGCGTTGACCACAATATTGAAACATCCGCTGCCATTGAAAGACCAATCAACCCTAATGTTACCGTGAGGAGTAGGATACTCTCCCCGTGCCCAAGCCAGTCCCAAAGTCTGAGGAGCGACTCTCCACTCTTCAAAACCAGGAGTAACGGGCTGGATCCCAAGAACATAACGGCTCAGATCAGCAGTGGGCCCTGCACTCCAGGCATGACACAGCGAGGTTCCAGACCAGATGCCGGGAGTACCGTCGGGGTTTATGACCTCCCACATACAGCCAGTGTAGTTGGCATTTTTTCGGGTCACTGATCGGGCCCCAGACACTGTGGAGAAGCTTTTTGGCATTAACGCCATCGTTCGCGTGGAATGCTGCCTTTAGGTGGTAGCCGGAAGCATAGGGGCTAATTTTCTGGGCGAATCCGCTGGCCATGCTggcgttggagaaggagagagcacCTTTGGGAATATATAATTGCTGCGCCATGGTGGAAAGTACTGTATTAGTACGGTTTCCATTTAGTTCCGTAGTGTCACTCAGGATGGCCAAGGCGTTGGCTTCCTGCGAGAAGAAGTTTTGGTATGTGTCAGAGTGATAATAGGCCTGGAGTTTGTCGCTCCACAAATGGTAGTTGATTGATCTTTGTAAGTTTTCCAGCCGCCTTTGATAGACAGTGGCATTGATGTTGGCCTGCTCCAGATACGGGATCCATTTGTTCAGCGAATAAGCGTATAATATGTTGAATTGGGAGACAATCCCAGACGACGCGGGATCATAGATGTCCCATCCCCCACCCATGGCGGGATCGGTGATGTTGAGCAAGTTATTTGGTAGCGTCTGTGAATGCGCCCAATCAAGCATGCGCATCACTTTCGGGGCCCAGCGATGCAGAAACACTTCATCACCGGTCTGCTCGTAGAACTTGGCCATTGCACTCACTAGATTGAACGAATATCCAATCAAACCGGTTATATTTGCCTCAACATCCGTGCTTCGAGGGGGCTGTTGAACTTTTGCATTCGGAACAAAAAAGCCGGGAGTCATTTGGTAGGAACCGAGCAGCTCAATAGAACCGTTGATGTAATCGATACCATTGGTGCTGGCGAAAGATGTACTGCTGGCCATGTCTAGGTCGCCGGCGTAGGCAAGACGATCGCGTCGAGAGCCGTCGACGCTGACAGGTAAAGGGTTGGTCCCGACAAGGAAGTCTGATAGCGCCGACTCATCCTTCAAGGTTGAGAAATACTTTTGCTCTCCCCCGACTAACAATGACAGGTTGGTGAAAATGGCAGAATGTCCGAAAGACGCGCCCACACCGAAGGAGCCATAAAAAGATGCCGTTTGGGAGAAATCCAGCACAGTGATGTTATCGATTTGAACAGATATTTGGGACATATTCACGTTGCTTTGAACCTTGTGCCACTCGTTCAGACTGATCGAAGAGGAAAGGTGACCTGAGGCAATGATAGGGTCCAGCTCAGTAGATCCAGCATGCGCAGAGATTGAAGCATTGGTAATATCGACAAAGATGTAGATCCCGTTGGACAAAGTATCACTGAGTACATTGAAGCTGAAGCCCTTGGAAATCGGCTTTACCGAGAACTCCAGATCGTAAGTCATCAGCGAAGGAGACCAGATGGTATAGTAGGGTTGCGGAGCAAGACTGTCTATCAAGGCTCCTTCATCAGTAAGAACCCAGAAGTCTGGGATGCTGTTAGCTGGGAACTCAGTAAGCTGCGTTGTCCGAGCTCCCGCATGCCAAATCCGAGTCAGCACGTCATCAGAACAGTTGAACGAGCCCGGAAGATCTGCCAAAGGGATATTAGAGACAGTCGGCTTGAATCCAACTAGGGATAAATGCATCTCTCCCGCACTGGACAGGTTCAACTTCTGGTATCGCAGTCCGCCCTGGATGAGCCTGTTCGTGTAGGTTCTTTCTTCTGTGATGTTGTGTCGATTCACGCGGTACGTGTCCATCGTCGCATCAAAGGACAGAGGACCGTCAGCCTGGTATGAGGGAGTCAGGAATCAATGATCGCAAGTCATGGTAGCAAGACAGAAGACTGGACTCACCATGGCTGATCCCAGTAATGCATATGTTTCGCTATAGGTCATTTCAAACCCAGAGGTGTCCCCGGACATGGATGAAACCTGGAAGGTAGCATAGCCTTCGACATCTCGTCCGTAGTCGAGTATTATTATGGCGGGAGTCACCCCGTTAGAAGAGAGGTTAAGCACTGTGTCATTCTGATACTCAATCCAGTTATTCTGCGAGGCGTTGAAATAGGTAGTAGGTCGATAGGAGGTCAAACAATCTCCAGAGGCAAATATAAAACCAAAAAAgactaaattataataagcgAATCTCATAATGATTTGAATCTCCGCAGGATTCCTTCAGGGTTTGGTCCGTTGTCAGTCTGGTGAACATGCAACAAACTGTCACGGATGTGCTGGGAGCGaagctattttatattcGACATCTCCTTAATGCCGAGTCACTAAAACCCCTTTCTCCCCTGACAGAACGAATATACGAGAATACTACATGCGGCACACAATGCTGCCTGCAAAGCTTGGCGTCTCCCTTAATCCCATGGTACGTAGCCACCAGCCGAGCCCTACCAGAAAGTCGATCCCGTTGGCACAGGGCCCCGGCACCTGCCCGAAGCTGCCTGGCCTTAGGCTCGGATCGACGTAGAGCGGAGCAAATACGAATGTACGAACTTCCTACTTCCTGCCGCATTGATATTCAATTGCCACCGACCGCGAATCTCGTGGCAGGGCAAAGTAGATTCTGAGGCATCCCGCCTCTCCAGTAAAGTATGACTTTACTTCCAAAACTGGGATAGAACGAAATATTGACTAGACAGTAGTCACTGGACATGCTTTTCTGTCTCTAGCAGCCATTGGATTAGGATTACTATTAAACACCACAGGGGCACTACTAGTCACGAATGCAGGAACAATTGATATAAACCAACCAAGACACGGCGTCTGCGCCATCCCAGCCATAAAATATACCATGCAAATATCAAACACAATCAACGGGCTTGTCATGACATCGTAAAGGTAGACCATCGTCTCCTACAGTGGTCTACCCAGCATCCGGAGACGCTCCCTCAATGCATCCGCCTCGCGGTCCTCTTCAGCATCtgaccttctttctctcagTGATACGGACCGAtactctccgtctcctccggGTGCCCCTACAGTCACCCACACGAACTTGCTTCCGCTGCCCCCTGCTGCCCGCTCCTGGGAGCCCTCCCAGAACAACTCCATGGGTGTTGCAGCGCCTGAGGCCTTGTCATGTGTGGGTCGTCCTCCAAGGCGCCCTTGCTTCACCCACCCTTTCATTACCTCCTTAATGAAATTGATCTTCTGTAAGAACGAATTGGCGTCTAGGATATCCCGAACACGTTCATCCGCGGAACTCGCGCCAGTGCCATACGCAATGCCGAGGAAGGTAGCAACTTCGTCCGAAGTGACTGCCCGAGTGTCGAATCCAGATGGGTGCATCTTGCCCTTTGTGCTGAGGTATCTTGCTGCAGAGGGCGAAAGGTGATAGAAGTCGACCCAGGGTGAGGAGCTTCTTGTGCGTCCAGGAGCGATCACGAGCTTCGTGTGATCAGGGAAGTTGAACTGTTTGATGTGTTAGCTGGTGCGACTGACATGTAGAAGATGGTTGACATACCTGGAAGGCACCATCCCCGAATCCCCAGACGCCAACATTCCCCAGTCGCTGGTAGAACTTGATGAATTGGCCCGAGCTACCGGAAGCCAACTCGTCCTCCAAAACTGCGTCATCTCCGTGTCGGCCTAGAGACCCGATCATGTATTTGCCAAACTGATCGACGAGCTTAACTCGTTTGATCTTTTCGGCGTC includes the following:
- a CDS encoding glycoside hydrolase family 11 protein (CAZy:GH11;~COG:O;~EggNog:ENOG410Q24E;~InterPro:IPR001137,IPR013319,IPR033123,IPR013320;~PFAM:PF00457;~SECRETED:SignalP(1-27);~go_function: GO:0004553 - hydrolase activity, hydrolyzing O-glycosyl compounds [Evidence IEA];~go_process: GO:0005975 - carbohydrate metabolic process [Evidence IEA]); translation: MVSFLGQARLAVPILSAFAWMFAASSAIPPPPPGTLSPERLQWIREVIGNQTEGGSISDIAKRSTILHTSQDGVDSGGFYYSVYNDNGASVGYTEYPTTGQFELGWNTETEFLGGKGFKGGSTRSLTWDGYFTAEGDWTLAIYGWTLNPVTEWYIVESHGTGTPGNGNILGQVDSDGGVYDVYNLPYRNVPEIYGVTNFDQHWSVRRSHRSTGTVDVSTHFQRWKELGLNPGTPIFQMVTLEGFSGQGYLDFTVQA
- a CDS encoding putative alpha-L-rhamnosidase C (COG:G;~EggNog:ENOG410PM1X;~InterPro:IPR008928,IPR012341;~go_process: GO:0005975 - carbohydrate metabolic process [Evidence IEA]), with product MSGDTSGFEMTYSETYALLGSAMADGPLSFDATMDTYRVNRHNITEERTYTNRLIQGGLRYQKLNLSSAGEMHLSLVGFKPTVSNIPLADLPGSFNCSDDVLTRIWHAGARTTQLTEFPANSIPDFWVLTDEGALIDSLAPQPYYTIWSPSLMTYDLEFSVKPISKGFSFNVLSDTLSNGIYIFVDITNASISAHAGSTELDPIIASGHLSSSISLNEWHKVQSNVNMSQISVQIDNITVLDFSQTASFYGSFGVGASFGHSAIFTNLSLLVGGEQKYFSTLKDESALSDFLVGTNPLPVSVDGSRRDRLAYAGDLDMASSTSFASTNGIDYINGSIELLGSYQMTPGFFVPNAKVQQPPRSTDVEANITGLIGYSFNLVSAMAKFYEQTGDEVFLHRWAPKVMRMLDWAHSQTLPNNLLNITDPAMGGGWDIYDPASSGIVSQFNILYAYSLNKWIPYLEQANINATVYQRRLENLQRSINYHLWSDKLQAYYHSDTYQNFFSQEANALAILSDTTELNGNRTNTVLSTMAQQLYIPKGALSFSNASMASGFAQKISPYASGYHLKAAFHANDGVNAKKLLHSVWGPISDPKKCQLHWLYVGGHKPRRYSRHLVWNLAVSCLECRAHC